In one window of uncultured Sphaerochaeta sp. DNA:
- a CDS encoding HIT family protein: protein METIFTKILKGEIPSIFLHKDELCFSILDINPVNKGHLLIITSQPYPTLESCPEEVLSHMMVLAKKADSVLRENLGCDATNLIINNGKESGQEVPHLHLHIIPRYKEDGKTLRLVKEPYSDGEIADYGKKLEF, encoded by the coding sequence ATGGAAACGATTTTCACCAAGATTTTAAAAGGGGAGATTCCCTCCATATTCTTACACAAGGACGAACTTTGTTTCTCCATTCTCGATATCAATCCTGTCAACAAGGGACATTTACTGATCATTACATCACAACCATACCCTACCCTTGAAAGCTGCCCAGAAGAAGTCCTGAGCCATATGATGGTGCTGGCCAAGAAGGCTGACAGCGTGCTCAGAGAAAACCTGGGTTGTGATGCCACCAACCTGATCATCAATAACGGCAAGGAAAGCGGGCAGGAAGTACCACACCTGCATCTTCATATCATCCCCAGGTACAAAGAGGATGGAAAGACCTTGCGTCTCGTCAAAGAGCCCTACAGCGATGGCGAGATTGCCGATTATGGAAAGAAATTGGAGTTTTAA